In Aspergillus nidulans FGSC A4 chromosome II, the genomic stretch CATCCAGCAGCCCGATCGATCAGTCTCCAAACGTGAAGCCGCTCTTCGACCATGCCAAGAAGCTTGGGGTCGATGTCTACGTGGGATATGCAGAGGCTTGGAAGGACGGCGAAACAAGAGAATTCTACAACTCGGCCGTTTACTACTCTGGACGATCAGGCACGGTGCTGGCCAAGTACCGCAAGGTCCACCTCCCGGGAGTCGTCGAGCCGTTTCCTGAACCCGGCGCAacgcagcagctggaaaaACGATACTTCAAGAACGGCGACGGCTTCCAGGCATTCCGGGTCCCGGGACTAGTGCGAGACGCTCTGAAGGCGACACCGAACGCACCCCCGGCACCCGACGGCCAGGGCGACTCCATCTTCGGCATGCTCATCTGCAACGACCGCCGGTGGCCAGAGGCATGGCGTGCGTACGGTCTCCAGGGCGCAGAGGTCGTTTTATGCGGATACAACACGACAGCCTATGCGCCCCAGCTTCTTGGAAGCGACCTGTATGAATCAAAGCCACTCAGTCGGGAAGAAGCGGAAAAAGAAGTCCTGTTCCACAATCGACTCAGTCTGACGGCGAACAGCTACATGAATGCATATTTCAGCGTCAACGTGGCCAAGGCcggcgaagaggacggcCATCCACTTATTGCGGGGACGTGCATTGTCGACCCCAAGGGATATGTGGTCGCCGAGGCCCGCACCAAGGGGGACGAGATTGTGAGCGCGACGCTGGATCTCAGAAAATGCCGAGctggcaagaccaagacattTGACTTAGGCCGTCATCGGCGATTAGACGCATACGGACTGTTGCTGGAGAGAGCCGGCGTGGAAGAGCCACCCTTGTTGTCGTGAAGTGCGCAGACTTGATTGGGAGCAAATCGACGGAAACGCCAAGACTGAGATTGCGTAGAGCGGTCTCCATCACGTGCCCGACTCGAAGTATCGGAGGATACTGCCCTTTGGTACCGCCTGTTTTGGGGGGAGTTTTGCTTAGTCGTTACTTAGTAAGCTAAGTAACGTATttcccgggtgatccgtaATTTTTCCATAATCTCGAACGCGTCAACCACCCTCTATCTTCAACCAACTATCATGCCACGAAAAGCGCATAAAACGCGCCAGGAATTAATAGAGCAAGAAGGTAGGATTAAATATGCTATAAGCAATTTAAAAAATGGAAAAATTTGCAATGCTCAGGAAGCTAGCCGCATTTATAATGTGCCTCCTACAACCCTACATGATTAGATGAAGGGCCACCTATCTTAACCAGAACTCCATAACCAGAACTACAGGCTatctctgcttcaggaggAAGCTTTAATAGCTTGGATAGTATCCCTGGATATACATAGCACTGCCCCTAGGCCCTCCCAGGTACAAGAAATAGCGCAAATAATCTTGGATGCTGCAATATTAACTCTATCTCTACCTATTAGCAAAAACTGGGTTACAGAGTTCACCAAGAGGCGCCCGGAGGTTAAAACTAGGTTTGCGCAAAAGATTAATCGCCAAAGAGTACTATATAAGGATCCTAGGATTATTGGTTAATAGTTTGATGAGCTGTAGAAAACCAGAGATTAGTAGGGGATTCAGGATAaggatatctacaactttaATAAAACTAGGTTTGCTATGGGTCTTATTGCAACAATAAAGGTGGTTTCCAGAGCAGAAATGCCTGGTAAACCATGGCTAATACAGCCAGGGAATTGGGAATAGGTTACTACTATTAAATATATCAATACTAGGGGGTGGCCAATTCCCTCTACCATTATCTTTAAAGGAAAAGTCCATATGGAGGGATGGTTTGATAAAGGCACAATCCCTGGCAATTAGAGGATTAAAATAAGTGCTAATAGATGGACTATAGACATAATTGgcctttgctggcttcaaaaagtCTTTATTCCAGCTACAACTGAGTGTACAAGGGGGGGGTATTGACTTCTTATTCTAGATAGACATGGAAGCTACCTAATGCCTGAGTTTGACCATACATGTAAGGCgaataatattatacctcTTTACATGCCTGCCTATTCATCttacctcctccagcctttgGATGTTGGTTGTTTCGGACCTTTAAAAAGGGTGTATGGCAAGCTTATTGAGGAGAAAGGGCGCCTGGGATATAACTATATTAACAAGCTAGATTTTTTAAAAGCTTATCTAGCAGCTTATTAGGAAGTCTTTACAGCAGAGAATATTTAAAGCAGATTCAAAGCAACTGGGATACTTCCTTCAACTCCCAAGGCAGTACTTGAAAAATTAAATATCAACCTAGGTACTCCAACCCCCCCTCCAAGCCATGGGGGTGCTTCAATC encodes the following:
- a CDS encoding N-carbamoyl-D-amino-acid hydrolase (transcript_id=CADANIAT00003938); this encodes MSSRQVTFAAAQLGPIQRSDSRESVLSRMTSLLDEAVSQSPPAQVVVFPELAFTTFFPRYFFPDEQELHSYFEPESSSSPIDQSPNVKPLFDHAKKLGVDVYVGYAEAWKDGETREFYNSAVYYSGRSGTVLAKYRKVHLPGVVEPFPEPGATQQLEKRYFKNGDGFQAFRVPGLVRDALKATPNAPPAPDGQGDSIFGMLICNDRRWPEAWRAYGLQGAEVVLCGYNTTAYAPQLLGSDLYESKPLSREEAEKEVLFHNRLSLTANSYMNAYFSVNVAKAGEEDGHPLIAGTCIVDPKGYVVAEARTKGDEIVSATLDLRKCRAGKTKTFDLGRHRRLDAYGLLLERAGVEEPPLLS